TGCGGGTGAGATCCATTTCGACATCGGTTGTGAGTCGCTTCGTCTGAGCTGCCCGGTCTGCGGTGCAGCCGATCAGTCGATTCATGACCGACGTGATCACACCTGGCAGCATCTGCATTTCTTCCAGTACCGCGCTTTCATTCATGCCCCCTTGCCGCGCGTGGGCTGCGCAGCCTGCGGCAAGACCACACAGGTGGCGGTGCCCTGGGCGCGCCCGGGCAGTGGCTTCACGCTGCTGTTCGAGGCGTTGGTGCTGACTCTGGCGCAGGCGATGCCGGTGGCACAGGTGGCCCGTCTGCTCGGCGTGAGCGATGCCCGCCTGTGGCGGGTCCTGCAATCGATCGTGACGTCGGCTCGATCGGAAGAATCCTTCGCGGAGGTTTCGCGCATCGGCGTGGACGAAAAGCACATCGGCCGGCTGGGATTTATCAGCTTGTTTCATGATGCCGGTCCGGCGCGCCGGGTGTTGTTCGGAACCCCCGGCAAGGATGCCTCGGTGTTCGAGGCCTTCACCGCCGACCTGATCGCGCACGGCGGCGATCCGCAGGCGATCACGGCGGTAA
This region of Banduia mediterranea genomic DNA includes:
- a CDS encoding helix-turn-helix domain-containing protein is translated as MGCAACGKTTQVAVPWARPGSGFTLLFEALVLTLAQAMPVAQVARLLGVSDARLWRVLQSIVTSARSEESFAEVSRIGVDEKHIGRLGFISLFHDAGPARRVLFGTPGKDASVFEAFTADLIAHGGDPQAITAV